The proteins below come from a single Esox lucius isolate fEsoLuc1 chromosome 7, fEsoLuc1.pri, whole genome shotgun sequence genomic window:
- the LOC105011216 gene encoding erythrocyte band 7 integral membrane protein-like, which produces MESQMESGPKIRAKSKGDLFLDVGSGGLGCCGWFIFLLLGVLTLCILPYTIWFCIKVVNEYERAVIFRLGRITDRKAKGPGVFFIFPFTDTLVRLDLRTVSFNIPPQEILTKDSVTVCVDGVVYFRVSDPISSVANVSDADFSTRLLAQTTLRNVLGTKNLAELLSDREGISHSMQASLDEATDPWGIKVERVEIKDVKLPHQLQRAMAAEAEASREARAKVISAEGEMNASRALKEASLVISESPSGLQLRYLQTLTTIAAEKNSTIIFPLPMDMISQFMRK; this is translated from the exons ATGGAGAGCCAAATGGAAAGTGGTCCTAAGATTCGTGCCAAAAGCAAAGGTGACTTG TTTCTAGACGTGGGTTCAGGAGGCCTGGGCTGCTGTGGCTGGTTTATTTTCCTCCTCTTGGGTGTGTTGACATTATGCATCCTACCATACACCATCTGGTTCTGTATAAAG GTAGTTAATGAGTATGAACGGGCTGTCATCTTCAGACTGGGCCGGATTACAGACCGGAAGGCCAAAGGACCCG GTGTCTTCTTCATCTTTCCATTCACAGACACCCTGGTAAGACTGGACCTGAGAACAGTGTCATTCAACATCCCTCCTCAGGAG ATCCTGACTAAGGACTCCGTGACGGTGTGTGTTGATGGGGTCGTGTACTTCCGGGTCAGTGACCCCATCTCCTCCGTGGCAAATGTGTCCGATGCAGACTTCTCAACCCGACTCCTGGCCCAGACCACCCTGAGGAACGTCCTGGGAACCAAGAACCTGGCAGAGCTGCTGTCAGACCGTGAGGGAATCTCACACAGCATGCAG GCCAGTCTGGATGAGGCTACTGACCCATGGGGCATCAAGGTAGAGCGTGTGGAGATTAAGGATGTGAAGCTGCCCCATCAGTTGCAGAGAGCCATGGCAGCAGAGGCAGAGGCCAGCAGAGAGGCCAGAGCGAAG GTGATTTCAGCAGAGGGGGAGATGAACGCCTCCCGAGCCCTGAAGGAGGCGTCTCTAGTGATCTCAGAGTCTCCGTCTGGTCTCCAGCTGCGCTACCTCCAGACTCTCACCACCATCGCTGCAGAGAAGAACTCCACCATCATCTTCCCTCTGCCCATGGACATGATCAGCCAATTCATGAGGAAGTGA
- the LOC105011205 gene encoding protein NLRC3 isoform X1, whose product MSLTGVGGDDGIACSTSLCGEPGPRKESKSPLLQGSSPESLISCLSMKSDRSKDIPVYFKQDKPMKLAGIPNDQRDTSELKFQQGDMVSIFRLVEENAIAMLKRELKRFKRVLCLDLAECSEIQRGDEDVVDNEEEQESTVREGALKITLHVLRNINQTELADRLEKNLLGELAVCQHKLKANLRRKCEHVFEGIATQGNPSLLNKIYTELYITEGGCGEVNNEHEVRQIEMASRRPATKEKSIKCNDIFEPFHGQENQIKTVLTKGVAGIGKTVSVQKFILDWAEGKANQDVKLLFPLPFRELNLMKDKMLSLIELLHHFSMETRESGIMNFDKYKVLFIFDGLDECRLPLDFKNNECCKDVTESTSVDSLMTNLIKGNLLPSALLWITSRPAAANQIPPECVDQVTEVRGFSDTQKEKYFRKKFSDENLASKIIKHIKTSRSLYIMCHIPVFCWISATVLEKLLGEAESGEMPKTLTEMYSHFMNYNILHKKLKYSRGQEKPETDIQMKRDEEMILKLGKLAFQQLEKGNLVFYEGDLREGGIDVTEASVYSGVCTQIFREECGLYQEKVYCFVHLSIQEFLAAVYVFVTFKNDNDNLMAKPETTGRKHHASEETPETALHMKAVNKAMQSENGHLDLFLRFLLGLSVESNQTLIRSLLTQTGHSSPTNEETINYIKERIRENIPPERRINLFHCLNELNDHSLVQEIQSYLSSGNLSETELSPAQWSALVFLLLTSEEEQELFDLSKFCRTEEGLLRLLPVIKASRKALLNGCHLTEKCCEALASALSSTACQLRELDLSDNDLQDSGVKLLSAALKSPHCKLEILRMSFCGVTVEGCRYLASALNSNPSHLKELDLSYNHPGDSGVDILHSVLEDPQTKLEKLSMDHGAECWLKSALKKYACELSLDPNTAHRHLSPSEDNRKVTRMEEEQPHPDHPERYENWKQVLCREGLTGRCYWETEWMGPEAHIGVTYHGVDRKGTGTDFGLGYNDKSWSITCYGDNFTARHDNVPTAILPPPLASRRVGVYLDWPTGTLSFYSVSSDTLTHLHTFNATFTEPLYPAYRLWCNGSTVSLCQVERKRGKC is encoded by the exons ATGAGTCTCACTGGAGTGGGAGGGGATGACGGCATTGCCTGTAGCACAAGTCTCTGTGGGGAACCTGGCCCACGAAAGGAATCCAAAAG tCCACTCCTGCAGGGTTCATCACCAGAATCCTTAATCAGCTGtctgtccatgaagagtgaccGTTCTAAGGACATACCCGTATATTTCAAACAGGACAAACCAATGAAACTTGCAGGCATTCCCAACGATCAGAG AGACACATCGGAATTAAAGTTTCAGCAAGGAGACATGGTCTCTATTTTTAGG TTAGTCGAAGAAAACGCCATTGCCATGTTAAAACGGGAGCTGAAGAGATTCAAAAGAGTTCTTTGTCTAGACCTCGCAGAATGCAGTGAGATTCAGAGGGGTGATGAAGATGTTGTGGACAATGAAGAAGAGCAGGAGAGCACTGTCAGAGAGGGGGCTCTAAAAATCACCCTGCATGTCTTGAGAAACATAAACCAAACAGAGCTTGCTGACAGACTGGAAAAAA ATCTTTTAGGTGAGCTTGCTGTCTGCCAACATAAACTCAAAGCCAATCTAAGGAGGAAGTGTGAACATGTGTTTGAAGGGATAGCGACGCAAGGTAACCCAAGTCTTCTCAATAAGATCTACACCGAGCTatacatcacagagggtggatGTGGAGAGGTCAACAATGAACATGAAGTGAGACAGATTGAGATGGCATCTAGAAGACcagcaacaaaagaaaaatccatcaAATGCAATGACATATTTGAACCCTTTCATGGACAAGAGAATCAAATCAAAACTGTGCTGACAAAGGGAGTCGCTGGCATTGGAAAAACAGTCTCTGTGCAGAAATTCATTCTGGACTGGGCAGAAGGAAAAGCAAATCAGGATGTGAAATTATTATTCCCTCTACCTTTTCGGGAGCTGAATTTAATGAAGGACAAGATGCTCAGTCTGATTGAACTTCTTCACCACTTTTCTATGGAAACCAGAGAATCAGGAATCATGAACTTTGACAAATACAAAGTTTTGTTtatctttgatggtctggatgagtgtcgGCTTCCTCTTGACTTCAAGAACAACGAGTGCTGTAAGGATGTCACAGAGTCAACCTCAGTAGACAGTTTGatgacaaacctcatcaagggGAATCTGCTACCCTCAGCTCTTCTTTGGATAACCTCccgacctgcagcagccaatcagatccctccAGAGTGTGTTGACCAGGTGACTGAGGTACGAGGGTTCAGTGACACACAAAAGGAGAAGTACTTCAGAAAAAAATTCAGTGATGAGAACCTGGCCAGCAAAATCATcaaacacataaagacatcaaggagcctcTACATCATGTGCCACattccagtcttctgttggatttCTGCCACTGTTCTAGAGAAACTGTTGGGTGAAGCCGAGAGTGGTGAGATGCCCAAAACTCTGACTGAGATGTACTCACACTTTATGAACTACAACATACtacataaaaaactgaaatattcaagGGGACAAGAAAAACCTGAAACAGATATACAGATGAAAAGGGATGAAGAAATGATTTTGAAATTGGGAAAACTAGCCTTTCAACAACTCGAGAAAGGCAATCTGGTCTTCTATGAGGGAGACCTGAGAGAGGGTGGCATTGATGTCACAGAAGCCTCAGTGTATTCAGGAGTTTGCACGCAAATCTTCAGAGAGGAGTGTGGGCTGTACCAGGAGAAGGTGTACTGCTTTGTTCATCTGAGCATTCAGGAGTTTCTGGCtgctgtgtatgtatttgtcacattcaaaaatgacaatgacaatcTAATGGCCAAGCCAGAAACTACTGGCAGAAAACACCACGCGTCTGAAGAAACACCTGAAACTGCTCtccacatgaaagctgtgaacAAGGCCATGCAGAGTGAGAATGGACACCTGGACCTCTTCCTCCGCTTCCTTCTAGGTCTCTCAGTAGAGTCCAATCAGACACTTATACGAAGCCTTCTGACACAGACTGGACACAGCTCACCGACTAATGAAGAAACAATCAACTATATCAAGGAGAGGATCAGAGAAAACATCCCTCCAGAGAGGCGTATCAATCTATTCCACTGTCTAAATGAATTAAATGACCATTCTCTAGTTCAAGAGATCCAAAGCTACCTGAGTTCAGGAAACCTGTCTGAAACTGAACTGTCTcctgcacagtggtcagctcttgtctttttgttgttgacatCAGAAGAGGAACAAGAGTTGTTTGATCTCTCAAAATTCTGTAGAACAGAAGAAGGTCTTCTGAGGCTGCTGCCAGTGATCAAAGCCTCCAGGAAAGCCCT GCTGAATGGATGCCACCTCACAGAAAAATGCTGTGAAGCGTTGGCCTCAGCTCTCAGCTCAACTGCCTGCCAACTCAGAGAGCTGGACCTGAGTGACAATGACCTGCAAGATTCAGGGGTGAAGCTCCTGTCTGCTGCACTGAAGAGTCCACACTGTAAACTGGAAATATTGAG GATGTCATTTTGTGGAGTCACAGTGGAAGGCTGCAGATATCTGGCCTCCGCTCTGAATTCAAATCCCTCCCACCTGAAAGAGCTGGAcctgagctacaatcacccaggagactcaGGAGTAGATATACTACACTCAGTGTTGGAGGATCCACAAACAAAACTGGAGAAACTCAG TATGGACCATGGTGCCGAGTGTTGGTTAAAATCAGCCCTTAAGAAAT ATGCCTGTGAGCTGAGCCTGGACCCCAATACAGCCCATCGACACCTCTCGCCCTCCGAGGACAACAGGAAGGTGACTCGCATGGAAGAGGAGCAGCCACATCCTGACCACCCGGAGCGATATGAGAACTGGAAACAGGTGCTGTGCAGAGAGGGCCTGACTGGCCGCTGTTACTGGGAGACCGAGTGGATGGGTCCTGAGGCCCACATAGGAGTCACGTACCATGGGGTGGACAGGAAGGGGACGGGCACAGACTTTGGCCTGGGATACAACGACAAGTCCTGGAGTATCACCTGCTATGGGGACAACTTCACTGCCAGACATGATAACGTGCCTACAGCCATACTGCCGCCTCCACTCGCGTCCCGCCGGGtgggagtgtatctggactggccgaccggcactctgtccttctacagcgTCTcgtctgacacactgacccacctgcaCACGTTCAACGCCACTTTCACTGAGCCCCTTTACCCGGCGTACAGGCTGTGGTGTAACGGCTCGACGGTGTCTCTGTGCCAGGTGGAAAGGAAAAGGGGAAAGTGCTGA
- the LOC105011205 gene encoding NLR family CARD domain-containing protein 3 isoform X2 — MVSIFRLVEENAIAMLKRELKRFKRVLCLDLAECSEIQRGDEDVVDNEEEQESTVREGALKITLHVLRNINQTELADRLEKNLLGELAVCQHKLKANLRRKCEHVFEGIATQGNPSLLNKIYTELYITEGGCGEVNNEHEVRQIEMASRRPATKEKSIKCNDIFEPFHGQENQIKTVLTKGVAGIGKTVSVQKFILDWAEGKANQDVKLLFPLPFRELNLMKDKMLSLIELLHHFSMETRESGIMNFDKYKVLFIFDGLDECRLPLDFKNNECCKDVTESTSVDSLMTNLIKGNLLPSALLWITSRPAAANQIPPECVDQVTEVRGFSDTQKEKYFRKKFSDENLASKIIKHIKTSRSLYIMCHIPVFCWISATVLEKLLGEAESGEMPKTLTEMYSHFMNYNILHKKLKYSRGQEKPETDIQMKRDEEMILKLGKLAFQQLEKGNLVFYEGDLREGGIDVTEASVYSGVCTQIFREECGLYQEKVYCFVHLSIQEFLAAVYVFVTFKNDNDNLMAKPETTGRKHHASEETPETALHMKAVNKAMQSENGHLDLFLRFLLGLSVESNQTLIRSLLTQTGHSSPTNEETINYIKERIRENIPPERRINLFHCLNELNDHSLVQEIQSYLSSGNLSETELSPAQWSALVFLLLTSEEEQELFDLSKFCRTEEGLLRLLPVIKASRKALLNGCHLTEKCCEALASALSSTACQLRELDLSDNDLQDSGVKLLSAALKSPHCKLEILRMSFCGVTVEGCRYLASALNSNPSHLKELDLSYNHPGDSGVDILHSVLEDPQTKLEKLSMDHGAECWLKSALKKYACELSLDPNTAHRHLSPSEDNRKVTRMEEEQPHPDHPERYENWKQVLCREGLTGRCYWETEWMGPEAHIGVTYHGVDRKGTGTDFGLGYNDKSWSITCYGDNFTARHDNVPTAILPPPLASRRVGVYLDWPTGTLSFYSVSSDTLTHLHTFNATFTEPLYPAYRLWCNGSTVSLCQVERKRGKC; from the exons ATGGTCTCTATTTTTAGG TTAGTCGAAGAAAACGCCATTGCCATGTTAAAACGGGAGCTGAAGAGATTCAAAAGAGTTCTTTGTCTAGACCTCGCAGAATGCAGTGAGATTCAGAGGGGTGATGAAGATGTTGTGGACAATGAAGAAGAGCAGGAGAGCACTGTCAGAGAGGGGGCTCTAAAAATCACCCTGCATGTCTTGAGAAACATAAACCAAACAGAGCTTGCTGACAGACTGGAAAAAA ATCTTTTAGGTGAGCTTGCTGTCTGCCAACATAAACTCAAAGCCAATCTAAGGAGGAAGTGTGAACATGTGTTTGAAGGGATAGCGACGCAAGGTAACCCAAGTCTTCTCAATAAGATCTACACCGAGCTatacatcacagagggtggatGTGGAGAGGTCAACAATGAACATGAAGTGAGACAGATTGAGATGGCATCTAGAAGACcagcaacaaaagaaaaatccatcaAATGCAATGACATATTTGAACCCTTTCATGGACAAGAGAATCAAATCAAAACTGTGCTGACAAAGGGAGTCGCTGGCATTGGAAAAACAGTCTCTGTGCAGAAATTCATTCTGGACTGGGCAGAAGGAAAAGCAAATCAGGATGTGAAATTATTATTCCCTCTACCTTTTCGGGAGCTGAATTTAATGAAGGACAAGATGCTCAGTCTGATTGAACTTCTTCACCACTTTTCTATGGAAACCAGAGAATCAGGAATCATGAACTTTGACAAATACAAAGTTTTGTTtatctttgatggtctggatgagtgtcgGCTTCCTCTTGACTTCAAGAACAACGAGTGCTGTAAGGATGTCACAGAGTCAACCTCAGTAGACAGTTTGatgacaaacctcatcaagggGAATCTGCTACCCTCAGCTCTTCTTTGGATAACCTCccgacctgcagcagccaatcagatccctccAGAGTGTGTTGACCAGGTGACTGAGGTACGAGGGTTCAGTGACACACAAAAGGAGAAGTACTTCAGAAAAAAATTCAGTGATGAGAACCTGGCCAGCAAAATCATcaaacacataaagacatcaaggagcctcTACATCATGTGCCACattccagtcttctgttggatttCTGCCACTGTTCTAGAGAAACTGTTGGGTGAAGCCGAGAGTGGTGAGATGCCCAAAACTCTGACTGAGATGTACTCACACTTTATGAACTACAACATACtacataaaaaactgaaatattcaagGGGACAAGAAAAACCTGAAACAGATATACAGATGAAAAGGGATGAAGAAATGATTTTGAAATTGGGAAAACTAGCCTTTCAACAACTCGAGAAAGGCAATCTGGTCTTCTATGAGGGAGACCTGAGAGAGGGTGGCATTGATGTCACAGAAGCCTCAGTGTATTCAGGAGTTTGCACGCAAATCTTCAGAGAGGAGTGTGGGCTGTACCAGGAGAAGGTGTACTGCTTTGTTCATCTGAGCATTCAGGAGTTTCTGGCtgctgtgtatgtatttgtcacattcaaaaatgacaatgacaatcTAATGGCCAAGCCAGAAACTACTGGCAGAAAACACCACGCGTCTGAAGAAACACCTGAAACTGCTCtccacatgaaagctgtgaacAAGGCCATGCAGAGTGAGAATGGACACCTGGACCTCTTCCTCCGCTTCCTTCTAGGTCTCTCAGTAGAGTCCAATCAGACACTTATACGAAGCCTTCTGACACAGACTGGACACAGCTCACCGACTAATGAAGAAACAATCAACTATATCAAGGAGAGGATCAGAGAAAACATCCCTCCAGAGAGGCGTATCAATCTATTCCACTGTCTAAATGAATTAAATGACCATTCTCTAGTTCAAGAGATCCAAAGCTACCTGAGTTCAGGAAACCTGTCTGAAACTGAACTGTCTcctgcacagtggtcagctcttgtctttttgttgttgacatCAGAAGAGGAACAAGAGTTGTTTGATCTCTCAAAATTCTGTAGAACAGAAGAAGGTCTTCTGAGGCTGCTGCCAGTGATCAAAGCCTCCAGGAAAGCCCT GCTGAATGGATGCCACCTCACAGAAAAATGCTGTGAAGCGTTGGCCTCAGCTCTCAGCTCAACTGCCTGCCAACTCAGAGAGCTGGACCTGAGTGACAATGACCTGCAAGATTCAGGGGTGAAGCTCCTGTCTGCTGCACTGAAGAGTCCACACTGTAAACTGGAAATATTGAG GATGTCATTTTGTGGAGTCACAGTGGAAGGCTGCAGATATCTGGCCTCCGCTCTGAATTCAAATCCCTCCCACCTGAAAGAGCTGGAcctgagctacaatcacccaggagactcaGGAGTAGATATACTACACTCAGTGTTGGAGGATCCACAAACAAAACTGGAGAAACTCAG TATGGACCATGGTGCCGAGTGTTGGTTAAAATCAGCCCTTAAGAAAT ATGCCTGTGAGCTGAGCCTGGACCCCAATACAGCCCATCGACACCTCTCGCCCTCCGAGGACAACAGGAAGGTGACTCGCATGGAAGAGGAGCAGCCACATCCTGACCACCCGGAGCGATATGAGAACTGGAAACAGGTGCTGTGCAGAGAGGGCCTGACTGGCCGCTGTTACTGGGAGACCGAGTGGATGGGTCCTGAGGCCCACATAGGAGTCACGTACCATGGGGTGGACAGGAAGGGGACGGGCACAGACTTTGGCCTGGGATACAACGACAAGTCCTGGAGTATCACCTGCTATGGGGACAACTTCACTGCCAGACATGATAACGTGCCTACAGCCATACTGCCGCCTCCACTCGCGTCCCGCCGGGtgggagtgtatctggactggccgaccggcactctgtccttctacagcgTCTcgtctgacacactgacccacctgcaCACGTTCAACGCCACTTTCACTGAGCCCCTTTACCCGGCGTACAGGCTGTGGTGTAACGGCTCGACGGTGTCTCTGTGCCAGGTGGAAAGGAAAAGGGGAAAGTGCTGA